A genome region from Sceloporus undulatus isolate JIND9_A2432 ecotype Alabama chromosome 1, SceUnd_v1.1, whole genome shotgun sequence includes the following:
- the LOC121928903 gene encoding serine/threonine-protein kinase Sgk1 isoform X1: MTVKAEAAAGSALTYSKMRGMVTILIAFMKQRRMGLNDFIQKIATNSYACKHPEVQSILKISQPQEPELMNANPSPPPSPSQQINLGPSSNPHAKPSDFHFLKVIGKGSFGKVLLARHKAEEQFYAVKVLQKKAILKKKEEKHIMSERNVLLKNVKHPFLVGLHFSFQTADKLYFVLDYINGGELFYHLQRERCFLEPRARFYAAEIASALGYLHSLNIVYRDLKPENILLDSQGHIVLTDFGLCKENIEHNGTTSTFCGTPEYLAPEVLHKQPYDRTVDWWCLGAVLYEMLYGLPPFYSRNTAEMYDNILNKPLQLKPNITNSARHLLEGLLQKDRTKRLGAKEDFMEIKNHIFFSPINWDDLINKKITPPFNPNVSGPNDLRHFDPEFTEEPVPNSIGQASDSILITASVKEAAEAFLGFSYAPPMDSFL, translated from the exons ATGACGGTCAAAGCAGAAGCCGCGGCAGGATCCGCGTTAACTTATTCCAAGATGAGAGGGATGGTGACCATCCTCATTG CTTTCATGAAGCAGAGGAGAATGGGGCTGAACGACTTCATCCAGAAAATCGCCACCAACTCCTACGCCTGCAAGCA CCCTGAAGTCCAATCTATTTTGAAGATCTCCCAGCCTCAAGAGCCTGAACTGATGAATGCCAATCCCTCTCCTCCG CCCAGTCCATCCCAGCAAATCAATCTTGGCCCATCATCCAACCCCCATGCTAAACCATCAGATTTCCATTTCCTGAAGGTTATTGGAAAAGGCAGTTTTGGGAAG GTTCTTCTTGCAAGGCATAAGGCAGAAGAACAATTTTATGCAGTTAAAGTCCTCCAAAAGAAAGCAATCCTGAAAAAGAAAGAG GAGAAACACATAATGTCAGAACGCAATGTCCTACTGAAGAATGTCAAGCATCCTTTCCTGGTTGGACTCCACTTTTCTTTCCAGACGGCTGACAAACTGTACTTTGTCCTAGACTACATCAATGGGGGCGAG TTGTTCTACCATCTCCAAAGGGAGCGTTGTTTCCTGGAACCAAGAGCTCGTTTTTATGCTGCTGAAATAGCCAGTGCACTGGGTTACCTGCATTCTTTGAACATTGTTTATCG AGACTTGAAGCCAGAGAATATTTTGCTTGATTCTCAGGGCCACATTGTTTTGACTGACTTTGGACTCTGCAAAGAGAACATAGAGCACAATGGCACAACTTCTACATTTTGTGGCACTCCTGAG TACCTTGCCCCTGAAGTCCTTCATAAGCAACCCTATGACCGGACTGTGGACTGGTGGTGCCTTGGAGCAGTCTTGTACGAGATGCTGTATGGACTG CCCCCTTTCTACAGCAGAAACACAGCAGAAATGTATGACAACATTTTGAACAAACCTCTGCAGCTAAAGCCAAATATCACCAATTCTGCTAGACACCTTTTGGAAGGTCTTTTGCAAAAGGACAGGACCAAGAGACTAGGTGCAAAGGAAGACTTT ATGGAGATTAAGAATCACATCTTCTTCTCCCCAATTAACTGGGATGATCTCATTAATAAGAAGATTACACCCCCTTTTAACCCAAATGTG AGTGGCCCCAATGACCTGAGGCACTTTGACCCTGAGTTTACAGAGGAGCCAGTCCCAAACTCAATTGGCCAGGCTTCTGACAGTATCCTCATCACTGCCAGTGTCAAGGAGGCAGCTGAAGCTTTTCTGGGCTTTTCCTATGCTCCTCCCATGGATTCTTTCCTGTGA
- the LOC121928903 gene encoding serine/threonine-protein kinase Sgk1 isoform X3 translates to MEGSLVFGATAFMKQRRMGLNDFIQKIATNSYACKHPEVQSILKISQPQEPELMNANPSPPPSPSQQINLGPSSNPHAKPSDFHFLKVIGKGSFGKVLLARHKAEEQFYAVKVLQKKAILKKKEEKHIMSERNVLLKNVKHPFLVGLHFSFQTADKLYFVLDYINGGELFYHLQRERCFLEPRARFYAAEIASALGYLHSLNIVYRDLKPENILLDSQGHIVLTDFGLCKENIEHNGTTSTFCGTPEYLAPEVLHKQPYDRTVDWWCLGAVLYEMLYGLPPFYSRNTAEMYDNILNKPLQLKPNITNSARHLLEGLLQKDRTKRLGAKEDFMEIKNHIFFSPINWDDLINKKITPPFNPNVSGPNDLRHFDPEFTEEPVPNSIGQASDSILITASVKEAAEAFLGFSYAPPMDSFL, encoded by the exons CTTTCATGAAGCAGAGGAGAATGGGGCTGAACGACTTCATCCAGAAAATCGCCACCAACTCCTACGCCTGCAAGCA CCCTGAAGTCCAATCTATTTTGAAGATCTCCCAGCCTCAAGAGCCTGAACTGATGAATGCCAATCCCTCTCCTCCG CCCAGTCCATCCCAGCAAATCAATCTTGGCCCATCATCCAACCCCCATGCTAAACCATCAGATTTCCATTTCCTGAAGGTTATTGGAAAAGGCAGTTTTGGGAAG GTTCTTCTTGCAAGGCATAAGGCAGAAGAACAATTTTATGCAGTTAAAGTCCTCCAAAAGAAAGCAATCCTGAAAAAGAAAGAG GAGAAACACATAATGTCAGAACGCAATGTCCTACTGAAGAATGTCAAGCATCCTTTCCTGGTTGGACTCCACTTTTCTTTCCAGACGGCTGACAAACTGTACTTTGTCCTAGACTACATCAATGGGGGCGAG TTGTTCTACCATCTCCAAAGGGAGCGTTGTTTCCTGGAACCAAGAGCTCGTTTTTATGCTGCTGAAATAGCCAGTGCACTGGGTTACCTGCATTCTTTGAACATTGTTTATCG AGACTTGAAGCCAGAGAATATTTTGCTTGATTCTCAGGGCCACATTGTTTTGACTGACTTTGGACTCTGCAAAGAGAACATAGAGCACAATGGCACAACTTCTACATTTTGTGGCACTCCTGAG TACCTTGCCCCTGAAGTCCTTCATAAGCAACCCTATGACCGGACTGTGGACTGGTGGTGCCTTGGAGCAGTCTTGTACGAGATGCTGTATGGACTG CCCCCTTTCTACAGCAGAAACACAGCAGAAATGTATGACAACATTTTGAACAAACCTCTGCAGCTAAAGCCAAATATCACCAATTCTGCTAGACACCTTTTGGAAGGTCTTTTGCAAAAGGACAGGACCAAGAGACTAGGTGCAAAGGAAGACTTT ATGGAGATTAAGAATCACATCTTCTTCTCCCCAATTAACTGGGATGATCTCATTAATAAGAAGATTACACCCCCTTTTAACCCAAATGTG AGTGGCCCCAATGACCTGAGGCACTTTGACCCTGAGTTTACAGAGGAGCCAGTCCCAAACTCAATTGGCCAGGCTTCTGACAGTATCCTCATCACTGCCAGTGTCAAGGAGGCAGCTGAAGCTTTTCTGGGCTTTTCCTATGCTCCTCCCATGGATTCTTTCCTGTGA
- the LOC121928903 gene encoding serine/threonine-protein kinase Sgk1 isoform X2: protein MRGKEEKSSLKAFMKQRRMGLNDFIQKIATNSYACKHPEVQSILKISQPQEPELMNANPSPPPSPSQQINLGPSSNPHAKPSDFHFLKVIGKGSFGKVLLARHKAEEQFYAVKVLQKKAILKKKEEKHIMSERNVLLKNVKHPFLVGLHFSFQTADKLYFVLDYINGGELFYHLQRERCFLEPRARFYAAEIASALGYLHSLNIVYRDLKPENILLDSQGHIVLTDFGLCKENIEHNGTTSTFCGTPEYLAPEVLHKQPYDRTVDWWCLGAVLYEMLYGLPPFYSRNTAEMYDNILNKPLQLKPNITNSARHLLEGLLQKDRTKRLGAKEDFMEIKNHIFFSPINWDDLINKKITPPFNPNVSGPNDLRHFDPEFTEEPVPNSIGQASDSILITASVKEAAEAFLGFSYAPPMDSFL, encoded by the exons CTTTCATGAAGCAGAGGAGAATGGGGCTGAACGACTTCATCCAGAAAATCGCCACCAACTCCTACGCCTGCAAGCA CCCTGAAGTCCAATCTATTTTGAAGATCTCCCAGCCTCAAGAGCCTGAACTGATGAATGCCAATCCCTCTCCTCCG CCCAGTCCATCCCAGCAAATCAATCTTGGCCCATCATCCAACCCCCATGCTAAACCATCAGATTTCCATTTCCTGAAGGTTATTGGAAAAGGCAGTTTTGGGAAG GTTCTTCTTGCAAGGCATAAGGCAGAAGAACAATTTTATGCAGTTAAAGTCCTCCAAAAGAAAGCAATCCTGAAAAAGAAAGAG GAGAAACACATAATGTCAGAACGCAATGTCCTACTGAAGAATGTCAAGCATCCTTTCCTGGTTGGACTCCACTTTTCTTTCCAGACGGCTGACAAACTGTACTTTGTCCTAGACTACATCAATGGGGGCGAG TTGTTCTACCATCTCCAAAGGGAGCGTTGTTTCCTGGAACCAAGAGCTCGTTTTTATGCTGCTGAAATAGCCAGTGCACTGGGTTACCTGCATTCTTTGAACATTGTTTATCG AGACTTGAAGCCAGAGAATATTTTGCTTGATTCTCAGGGCCACATTGTTTTGACTGACTTTGGACTCTGCAAAGAGAACATAGAGCACAATGGCACAACTTCTACATTTTGTGGCACTCCTGAG TACCTTGCCCCTGAAGTCCTTCATAAGCAACCCTATGACCGGACTGTGGACTGGTGGTGCCTTGGAGCAGTCTTGTACGAGATGCTGTATGGACTG CCCCCTTTCTACAGCAGAAACACAGCAGAAATGTATGACAACATTTTGAACAAACCTCTGCAGCTAAAGCCAAATATCACCAATTCTGCTAGACACCTTTTGGAAGGTCTTTTGCAAAAGGACAGGACCAAGAGACTAGGTGCAAAGGAAGACTTT ATGGAGATTAAGAATCACATCTTCTTCTCCCCAATTAACTGGGATGATCTCATTAATAAGAAGATTACACCCCCTTTTAACCCAAATGTG AGTGGCCCCAATGACCTGAGGCACTTTGACCCTGAGTTTACAGAGGAGCCAGTCCCAAACTCAATTGGCCAGGCTTCTGACAGTATCCTCATCACTGCCAGTGTCAAGGAGGCAGCTGAAGCTTTTCTGGGCTTTTCCTATGCTCCTCCCATGGATTCTTTCCTGTGA
- the LOC121928903 gene encoding serine/threonine-protein kinase Sgk1 isoform X4, which produces MKQRRMGLNDFIQKIATNSYACKHPEVQSILKISQPQEPELMNANPSPPPSPSQQINLGPSSNPHAKPSDFHFLKVIGKGSFGKVLLARHKAEEQFYAVKVLQKKAILKKKEEKHIMSERNVLLKNVKHPFLVGLHFSFQTADKLYFVLDYINGGELFYHLQRERCFLEPRARFYAAEIASALGYLHSLNIVYRDLKPENILLDSQGHIVLTDFGLCKENIEHNGTTSTFCGTPEYLAPEVLHKQPYDRTVDWWCLGAVLYEMLYGLPPFYSRNTAEMYDNILNKPLQLKPNITNSARHLLEGLLQKDRTKRLGAKEDFMEIKNHIFFSPINWDDLINKKITPPFNPNVSGPNDLRHFDPEFTEEPVPNSIGQASDSILITASVKEAAEAFLGFSYAPPMDSFL; this is translated from the exons ATGAAGCAGAGGAGAATGGGGCTGAACGACTTCATCCAGAAAATCGCCACCAACTCCTACGCCTGCAAGCA CCCTGAAGTCCAATCTATTTTGAAGATCTCCCAGCCTCAAGAGCCTGAACTGATGAATGCCAATCCCTCTCCTCCG CCCAGTCCATCCCAGCAAATCAATCTTGGCCCATCATCCAACCCCCATGCTAAACCATCAGATTTCCATTTCCTGAAGGTTATTGGAAAAGGCAGTTTTGGGAAG GTTCTTCTTGCAAGGCATAAGGCAGAAGAACAATTTTATGCAGTTAAAGTCCTCCAAAAGAAAGCAATCCTGAAAAAGAAAGAG GAGAAACACATAATGTCAGAACGCAATGTCCTACTGAAGAATGTCAAGCATCCTTTCCTGGTTGGACTCCACTTTTCTTTCCAGACGGCTGACAAACTGTACTTTGTCCTAGACTACATCAATGGGGGCGAG TTGTTCTACCATCTCCAAAGGGAGCGTTGTTTCCTGGAACCAAGAGCTCGTTTTTATGCTGCTGAAATAGCCAGTGCACTGGGTTACCTGCATTCTTTGAACATTGTTTATCG AGACTTGAAGCCAGAGAATATTTTGCTTGATTCTCAGGGCCACATTGTTTTGACTGACTTTGGACTCTGCAAAGAGAACATAGAGCACAATGGCACAACTTCTACATTTTGTGGCACTCCTGAG TACCTTGCCCCTGAAGTCCTTCATAAGCAACCCTATGACCGGACTGTGGACTGGTGGTGCCTTGGAGCAGTCTTGTACGAGATGCTGTATGGACTG CCCCCTTTCTACAGCAGAAACACAGCAGAAATGTATGACAACATTTTGAACAAACCTCTGCAGCTAAAGCCAAATATCACCAATTCTGCTAGACACCTTTTGGAAGGTCTTTTGCAAAAGGACAGGACCAAGAGACTAGGTGCAAAGGAAGACTTT ATGGAGATTAAGAATCACATCTTCTTCTCCCCAATTAACTGGGATGATCTCATTAATAAGAAGATTACACCCCCTTTTAACCCAAATGTG AGTGGCCCCAATGACCTGAGGCACTTTGACCCTGAGTTTACAGAGGAGCCAGTCCCAAACTCAATTGGCCAGGCTTCTGACAGTATCCTCATCACTGCCAGTGTCAAGGAGGCAGCTGAAGCTTTTCTGGGCTTTTCCTATGCTCCTCCCATGGATTCTTTCCTGTGA